A genome region from Frankineae bacterium MT45 includes the following:
- a CDS encoding Cupin domain-containing protein, giving the protein MHSRVQYDALMDASTIALAAAIGARVKAERQTRRWTLDQLAAAAGVSRRMLVNVEQGTVNPSVGTLLRISDALGVGLPALVEPPASTPLRVVRAGQGATLWTSEAGGRGVLVAGTEPPDVVELWDWCLPSGDHYVSEPHSAGTRELAHVLEGTLTISVAGVSVQLAVGDAITFRGDLDHSYTNSGPVAARFSLAVFEPGVGVARRVEGASEATPSNHKTATLYEQES; this is encoded by the coding sequence GTGCACTCCAGAGTGCAGTATGATGCACTGATGGATGCAAGCACGATCGCACTCGCGGCGGCCATCGGCGCCCGGGTGAAGGCGGAGCGGCAGACCCGTCGCTGGACGCTCGATCAGCTCGCCGCCGCCGCCGGGGTGAGTCGCCGCATGCTGGTCAACGTCGAGCAGGGCACGGTGAATCCGAGCGTGGGCACACTGCTGCGTATCTCCGACGCGCTCGGGGTGGGGCTGCCGGCCCTCGTCGAGCCACCGGCCTCGACCCCGCTGCGGGTAGTGCGCGCCGGCCAGGGAGCGACGCTCTGGACGAGCGAGGCCGGCGGTCGCGGTGTGCTGGTGGCCGGAACCGAACCGCCGGATGTGGTCGAACTCTGGGACTGGTGCCTGCCCAGCGGCGACCACTACGTCAGCGAACCGCACTCGGCCGGCACCCGGGAGCTGGCCCACGTCCTCGAGGGCACCCTGACGATCAGCGTGGCCGGGGTGTCGGTCCAGCTCGCGGTCGGCGACGCCATCACCTTCCGCGGCGACCTCGACCACTCCTACACCAACTCCGGACCGGTCGCGGCGCGCTTCTCACTCGCCGTCTTCGAACCGGGCGTCGGCGTTGCCCGCCGGGTCGAGGGTGCATCCGAGGCCACTCCGTCGAACCACAAGACAGCGACTCTCTATGAGCAGGAATCATGA
- a CDS encoding DNA polymerase-4, whose product MSDEPGILHADLDAFYASVEQRDDPRLRGRPVIVGGGVVLAASYEAKARGVRTAMGGRQALRLCPDAIVVPPRMKEYSAASKAVFAVFDDTSPIVEPISIDEAFIDVRGLRQIAGAPSAIATRLRAAVLERVGLRITVGVARTKFLAKVASGVAKPDGLLVVPVDGELEFLHPLPVQRLWGVGRITAEKLLTRGIVTVADVAQLDERSLVSMLGSGSGRHLHALANNYDPRPVTVGRRRRSVGSQSALGRRRLSPADLDARLISLVDRVCRRLRAGHRVGRTVVLRLRFDDFTRATRSHTLPAPTDDTAVVLAALRQLLRACAGLIAEQGITLIGIAVANLDDADAIQLELPFDAHDRRSLDAVLDQVRDRYGSSAITRGVLVGAREPLSMPMLPDPPAKPRNSTDTGAG is encoded by the coding sequence GTGAGCGACGAGCCCGGCATCCTGCACGCGGATCTGGACGCGTTCTACGCCTCGGTCGAGCAGCGAGATGACCCGCGGCTGCGCGGCCGTCCGGTGATCGTCGGCGGCGGGGTCGTGCTGGCGGCCAGCTACGAGGCGAAGGCCCGTGGGGTGCGCACCGCGATGGGTGGTCGCCAGGCGCTGCGGCTCTGCCCAGACGCGATCGTCGTGCCGCCGCGCATGAAGGAGTACAGCGCAGCGAGCAAGGCCGTCTTCGCCGTCTTCGACGACACCTCGCCCATCGTCGAGCCGATCTCCATCGATGAGGCCTTCATCGACGTCCGTGGGCTGCGCCAGATCGCCGGCGCGCCGAGCGCCATCGCCACGCGGCTGCGAGCGGCGGTGCTGGAGCGAGTTGGCCTGCGGATCACCGTCGGGGTGGCCCGCACCAAATTCCTGGCCAAGGTGGCCAGCGGCGTCGCCAAACCCGATGGCCTGCTCGTCGTCCCGGTGGACGGCGAACTGGAGTTCCTCCATCCGCTCCCGGTGCAGCGACTCTGGGGCGTCGGGCGGATCACGGCCGAGAAGCTCCTGACCCGCGGCATCGTCACCGTCGCCGATGTCGCGCAACTCGACGAACGCTCCCTCGTCTCGATGCTGGGTTCCGGCTCCGGACGGCACTTGCACGCCCTGGCCAACAACTACGATCCCCGCCCAGTGACGGTGGGGCGGCGGCGCCGATCGGTCGGCTCGCAGAGCGCACTGGGCCGGCGCCGCCTCTCACCGGCCGACCTCGACGCCCGCCTGATCAGCCTGGTGGATCGGGTCTGCCGGCGGCTGCGTGCGGGGCACCGGGTCGGGCGCACCGTCGTGCTGCGGCTGCGCTTCGACGACTTCACCCGGGCGACGCGCTCGCACACGCTTCCGGCCCCCACCGACGACACTGCCGTGGTGCTGGCCGCGCTCCGGCAGCTGCTGCGGGCCTGTGCCGGGCTCATCGCTGAGCAGGGGATCACCCTGATCGGCATCGCGGTGGCGAACCTGGACGACGCCGATGCGATCCAGCTCGAACTTCCCTTCGACGCCCACGACCGGCGCAGTCTCGACGCCGTTCTCGATCAGGTGCGCGACCGTTACGGGTCGTCGGCGATCACCAGGGGCGTCCTCGTCGGAGCCCGTGAGCCGCTCAGCATGCCGATGCTGCCTGATCCACCGGCTAAACCTCGTAACTCCACCGACACCGGTGCCGGGTAA
- a CDS encoding DMSO/TMAO reductase YedYZ, molybdopterin-dependent catalytic subunit — protein MVSTRGFTGRVHRERDARLPPGQYDVGSDWPVLTAEVTPVVRTERWSMSVDGLVEAPISLSWDQMHSLPQSSYNGAIHCVTTWSKFDTTFGGVSVDELLALAKPKPEAAFVLATCTTGYTTNLPLADITNGKAWVVWTFGGQPLSPEHGGPVRLLVPHLYFWKSAKWVNRLTLLDHDQQGFWERNGYHDHGDPWTEQRYQGDL, from the coding sequence ATGGTAAGTACGCGGGGATTCACCGGACGGGTTCATCGCGAGCGCGACGCGCGGCTGCCGCCGGGCCAGTATGACGTCGGCTCCGACTGGCCGGTGCTGACCGCCGAGGTGACGCCAGTGGTCCGCACCGAACGTTGGAGCATGAGCGTCGACGGATTGGTCGAGGCTCCGATCTCGCTGTCCTGGGACCAGATGCACTCGTTGCCGCAGTCGAGCTACAACGGCGCGATTCACTGCGTAACGACGTGGTCGAAGTTCGACACGACCTTCGGCGGTGTGAGCGTCGACGAACTTCTGGCCCTGGCCAAGCCGAAGCCGGAAGCCGCGTTCGTGCTTGCCACCTGCACCACCGGCTACACCACCAACCTCCCGCTGGCTGACATCACCAATGGAAAGGCCTGGGTCGTCTGGACCTTCGGGGGCCAGCCGCTCAGCCCCGAGCATGGTGGCCCCGTCCGTCTGCTCGTACCGCATCTCTACTTCTGGAAGAGCGCGAAGTGGGTCAATCGATTGACGCTCCTCGACCATGATCAGCAGGGATTCTGGGAGCGAAATGGCTACCACGACCACGGAGACCCGTGGACTGAGCAGCGTTACCAGGGCGACCTCTAG
- a CDS encoding Ferredoxin-NADP reductase, translating to MTGTFAPRAPVGGWRMAVVREVSHPTERSVMLRLEVPDRVDHLPGQHYVIRLRADDGYVAQRSYSVSSAPSDPLLEFFIERLEDGEVSTFLADVVEVGDSLEIRGPIGGWFVWDAETDAIGLGGGSGVAPLIAMLRHANHLGRSERLRLAVSARTLATLPYADELVAAGALIAITREAYGDRAAGRLTAAEVAPLTSAASSPDGRQREFFICGSAPFAEATSSLLLGIDVPSEQVRVERFGPSGS from the coding sequence GTGACCGGGACCTTTGCGCCGCGGGCCCCGGTCGGGGGCTGGCGCATGGCGGTTGTGCGTGAAGTGAGCCATCCGACTGAGCGTTCGGTGATGCTGCGCTTGGAGGTGCCCGACCGCGTCGACCATCTGCCCGGCCAGCACTACGTGATCCGGCTGCGGGCCGACGACGGCTATGTGGCCCAGCGTTCGTACTCGGTCTCCTCGGCACCGTCCGACCCTCTTCTGGAGTTCTTCATCGAGCGACTCGAGGATGGTGAAGTCTCGACTTTTCTGGCTGACGTGGTCGAGGTCGGTGACTCGTTGGAGATCCGCGGTCCCATTGGCGGCTGGTTCGTCTGGGACGCCGAGACCGACGCGATCGGACTCGGCGGCGGGAGCGGCGTCGCGCCGTTGATCGCGATGCTGCGCCATGCGAATCACCTGGGCCGGTCGGAGCGGCTCCGGCTCGCCGTCTCGGCCCGCACCCTGGCCACGCTGCCCTACGCCGACGAGCTGGTAGCCGCCGGTGCGCTCATCGCGATCACCCGTGAGGCGTACGGAGATCGGGCCGCTGGTCGCCTCACCGCGGCCGAAGTGGCGCCCTTGACGTCAGCCGCGTCATCGCCTGACGGGCGGCAGCGGGAGTTCTTCATCTGCGGCTCCGCACCCTTCGCGGAGGCGACAAGTTCACTGCTTCTCGGGATTGACGTCCCCAGTGAGCAGGTTCGCGTCGAACGCTTCGGGCCCTCCGGAAGCTAG
- a CDS encoding precorrin-6A synthase (deacetylating), whose product MRRILVIGIGAGDPDYLTMQAVKALNEADVFFVANKGSATDELVRLRREICERFITDPAYRFVELPDPARDRTAAAYEQAVAQWHAERAEQYEGMFLQEVAEDGCGAFLVWGDPMLYDSTLRVIDQIIARGQVEFTYQVIPGITSIQALAAQHRVPLNRIGEPIHITTGRRLLEAVPPSPDIVIMLDAHFAAKDVSGLDPATEIFWGAYLGTESEVLISGRLDEVAEEILLTRKELREQKGWIMDTYLLRQPVAPVLD is encoded by the coding sequence ATGCGCAGAATACTGGTGATCGGCATCGGCGCCGGCGACCCCGACTACCTGACCATGCAGGCGGTGAAGGCCTTGAATGAGGCCGACGTCTTCTTCGTCGCCAACAAGGGCAGCGCCACCGACGAGCTGGTGCGGCTGCGGCGCGAGATCTGCGAGCGCTTCATCACTGATCCGGCCTACCGCTTCGTGGAGCTCCCCGACCCGGCCCGCGATCGCACCGCGGCCGCCTACGAGCAGGCCGTCGCCCAGTGGCACGCCGAGCGGGCCGAGCAGTACGAGGGGATGTTCCTGCAGGAGGTTGCCGAAGACGGCTGCGGCGCGTTTCTGGTCTGGGGTGACCCGATGCTCTACGACAGCACGCTGCGGGTCATCGACCAGATCATCGCGCGGGGTCAGGTGGAGTTCACGTATCAGGTGATCCCGGGCATCACGAGCATCCAGGCGCTGGCCGCCCAGCACCGGGTGCCGCTGAACCGGATCGGCGAGCCGATCCACATCACCACCGGCCGGCGGCTGCTGGAAGCCGTTCCCCCGAGCCCCGACATCGTCATCATGCTCGACGCCCACTTCGCGGCCAAGGACGTCAGCGGCCTCGACCCGGCGACCGAGATCTTCTGGGGGGCTTACCTGGGCACCGAGAGCGAGGTACTCATCTCCGGACGCCTGGACGAGGTGGCGGAGGAGATTCTCCTTACCCGCAAGGAGCTTCGCGAGCAGAAGGGCTGGATCATGGACACCTACCTGCTCCGCCAGCCGGTTGCGCCGGTTCTCGACTAG
- a CDS encoding precorrin-6A/cobalt-precorrin-6A reductase, whose protein sequence is MPSPPDAPVRILLLGGTGEARALAAALAGDDDVTVISSLAGRVQRPALPVGELRVGGFGGVDGLVEYLRSERIDAVVDATHPFAGAISGNAVAATGGIALPLLVLRRPGWSAEPGDEWHRVPDITAAAAVAQRLAPPGSCIFLTTGRRDLSPFAADSEHTYLIRSVDPPVVDLPPRHVLLLDRGPYTLDGELALLREHDVRVLVSKDSGGEMTYPKLVATRQISIPVVLVDRPAPPPAGVPLTESVDAAARWCRRLVTPAGTTDWARHPAQSDRTLG, encoded by the coding sequence GTGCCGTCACCTCCTGACGCCCCGGTCCGGATTCTGCTGCTCGGCGGCACCGGCGAGGCCCGCGCGTTGGCTGCTGCCCTGGCCGGCGACGATGACGTCACCGTCATCTCCTCGCTGGCCGGGCGGGTGCAGCGTCCGGCGCTGCCGGTCGGCGAGTTGCGGGTGGGTGGCTTCGGCGGGGTGGATGGCCTCGTCGAGTACCTGCGTTCGGAGCGGATCGACGCGGTGGTCGATGCGACCCATCCCTTTGCCGGCGCGATCAGTGGCAACGCGGTCGCCGCCACCGGTGGAATCGCCCTACCTTTGCTGGTGCTGCGGCGTCCGGGCTGGAGCGCAGAGCCGGGCGATGAGTGGCACCGCGTCCCCGACATCACCGCGGCGGCGGCGGTTGCGCAGCGCCTGGCACCCCCTGGCTCCTGCATCTTCCTCACCACCGGACGGCGGGATCTCTCGCCTTTTGCGGCTGATTCTGAGCACACCTATCTGATCCGCAGCGTCGATCCGCCGGTGGTCGACCTCCCGCCCCGGCACGTCCTGCTCCTTGATCGGGGGCCGTACACCCTTGACGGTGAGTTGGCTCTGCTGCGCGAACATGACGTCCGCGTGCTGGTGAGCAAGGACAGCGGCGGCGAGATGACCTACCCGAAGCTCGTCGCGACCCGCCAGATATCAATCCCGGTCGTCCTCGTCGATCGCCCGGCCCCGCCTCCGGCCGGCGTTCCGCTCACGGAGAGCGTCGACGCAGCCGCCCGCTGGTGCCGGCGGCTGGTAACCCCGGCTGGCACCACCGACTGGGCGCGACACCCAGCCCAATCAGATCGAACCCTAGGTTAG
- a CDS encoding precorrin-4/cobalt-precorrin-4 C11-methyltransferase: MTVHFIGAGPGAADLITLRARDLIAAAPVCLYAGSLVPVEVLAHAPAGARLVDTAELTLDQIIEELRQADAAGLDVARLCSGDPSLFSAVAEQLRRLDALGIDYDICPGVPAFAAAAATLKHELTVPLVSQSIILTRTSERATAMPDAETLATLGASRATMVLHLAVQRIDAVVAELTPVYGAQTPVAVVAYAARPDEVILRGTLATIAEQVKQAGLRRTAVIIVGEALAATNFCDSHLYSAERDRAVTS; encoded by the coding sequence ATGACCGTGCACTTCATTGGCGCCGGCCCCGGCGCCGCCGATCTGATCACGCTGCGGGCCCGTGACCTGATCGCGGCGGCACCGGTCTGCCTCTACGCCGGGAGCCTGGTGCCGGTCGAAGTGCTGGCGCACGCGCCCGCCGGCGCCCGCCTCGTCGACACCGCTGAGTTGACGCTGGACCAGATCATCGAGGAACTACGCCAGGCCGACGCCGCCGGCTTGGACGTCGCCCGGCTCTGCTCGGGTGACCCCTCCCTCTTCAGCGCCGTCGCCGAGCAACTGCGTCGCCTGGACGCGCTCGGTATCGACTACGACATCTGCCCGGGGGTGCCGGCCTTCGCCGCGGCGGCGGCGACGTTGAAGCATGAGCTCACCGTGCCGCTGGTGTCGCAGAGCATCATCCTGACCCGCACCTCGGAGCGGGCCACCGCGATGCCCGACGCCGAGACGCTGGCCACCCTCGGGGCGTCCCGGGCGACCATGGTGCTGCACCTGGCGGTCCAGCGGATCGACGCCGTGGTGGCGGAGCTGACCCCGGTCTACGGCGCGCAGACGCCGGTCGCCGTCGTCGCCTACGCCGCCCGTCCCGACGAGGTGATCCTGCGGGGCACGCTGGCAACCATCGCTGAGCAGGTGAAGCAGGCCGGGCTGCGACGGACCGCGGTCATCATCGTCGGTGAAGCCCTGGCCGCGACGAACTTCTGCGACAGCCACCTTTACTCCGCCGAGCGCGACCGTGCCGTCACCTCCTGA
- a CDS encoding precorrin-6Y C5,15-methyltransferase (decarboxylating), whose translation MIGIGEDGWDGLAATAQRLIREADVVVGSERQQALIAGQARSVELWSSPMTPALAGLRDRHPGQQIVVLASGDPMFYGVGASLARVFGADALDVHPFPSSVSLACARLGWPQADVDVISAVGRPLSAVARVLQPGRRVLVLVGDGGAADGLVSLLLRDGLSASRVHVLEHLGGPSERHVEGVASTWSGAPHAKLAIIALDCLRSESDAGTPLALTPGLPDAAWSSDGVLTKREVRAVTLALLAPMPGQLLWDVGAGSGSIAVEWMRSHPSCRAVAIEVREDRRKYIAENMERFGVPGLKVVAGLAPQALEGLPAPDAVFIGGGVTNDGVVKSCLEALRPGGRLVANGVTIETETELAGWQQRVGGELSRITVSHAAGLGTFTAFRPALTVTQWSYTK comes from the coding sequence GTGATCGGGATCGGCGAGGACGGTTGGGACGGGCTCGCGGCCACCGCCCAGCGCCTCATCCGCGAGGCCGATGTGGTCGTAGGGAGCGAGCGTCAGCAGGCCCTCATCGCCGGCCAGGCCCGCTCGGTGGAGCTCTGGTCGTCGCCGATGACCCCGGCCCTGGCCGGCCTTCGCGACCGGCATCCGGGGCAGCAGATCGTGGTGCTGGCCAGCGGTGATCCGATGTTCTACGGCGTCGGTGCCAGCCTGGCCCGGGTCTTCGGGGCCGATGCGCTCGACGTCCATCCGTTCCCCTCGTCGGTGTCGCTGGCCTGCGCCCGGTTGGGCTGGCCCCAGGCCGACGTCGATGTGATCAGCGCGGTCGGGCGACCGCTGAGCGCGGTGGCTAGGGTGCTGCAGCCCGGTCGGCGGGTGCTCGTCCTGGTCGGGGACGGGGGCGCGGCCGACGGGCTGGTGTCGCTACTGCTCCGCGACGGGCTCAGTGCCAGCCGCGTGCACGTCCTGGAGCATCTCGGTGGCCCGTCCGAGCGGCACGTCGAGGGAGTCGCGTCGACGTGGTCGGGTGCGCCGCACGCGAAGTTGGCCATCATCGCGCTTGACTGCCTCCGCTCCGAGAGTGACGCCGGGACGCCCCTCGCCCTCACCCCCGGCCTCCCCGACGCGGCCTGGAGCAGCGATGGCGTCCTCACCAAACGTGAAGTGCGCGCCGTGACGCTGGCGCTGCTCGCCCCGATGCCGGGGCAACTGCTGTGGGATGTCGGAGCGGGCAGCGGCAGTATCGCCGTCGAGTGGATGCGCAGCCACCCCAGTTGCCGAGCCGTTGCGATCGAGGTCCGCGAGGATCGGCGCAAGTACATCGCCGAGAACATGGAGCGCTTCGGGGTGCCGGGGCTGAAGGTGGTGGCCGGACTCGCCCCGCAGGCTCTGGAGGGGCTGCCGGCACCGGATGCCGTCTTCATCGGTGGCGGCGTGACCAACGACGGCGTGGTGAAGAGCTGTCTGGAGGCGCTGCGCCCCGGCGGACGTCTGGTGGCCAACGGTGTCACCATCGAGACCGAGACGGAGCTCGCCGGCTGGCAGCAGCGGGTCGGTGGCGAGCTGAGCCGGATCACCGTCTCGCACGCCGCCGGCCTCGGCACCTTCACCGCCTTCCGGCCGGCACTGACGGTCACCCAATGGAGCTACACCAAGTGA
- a CDS encoding protoporphyrin IX magnesium-chelatase, with protein sequence MVPSHKHDAHKHDAHKHSAQNKHDAQSEQEPDLADAALAAPRPVPQFPFSAIVGMDDLRLGLILNAVNPAIGGVLIRGEKGTAKSTAVRALAAVLPGVDVVLGCRFSCDPKSPDPDCPDGPHQPPVPWLHRPAELRELPVGATEDRLVGSLDIEKALTEGVKSYEPGLLAAAHRGVLYVDEVNLLHDHLVDLLLDAAALGTSYVEREGVSVRHAARFLLVGTMNPEEGELRPQLLDRFGLTVEVSAPRDPALRAEVVRRRLGFDDAPATFAAGYADAEHALAAAIADARDRLGQVLLTDAMLARIAFVCAAFEVDGLRADIVTARAAVAHAAWAGRGEVTVDDVRVAARLALPHRRRRNPFDAPGLDEEQLEQALADSEAVGPEPEPDPPNGGGEDEPGDDETAPGETDPRHDAGDTAQDSAHFEPEHEAVGESAPPESAPAGYGENEREPAEPGEPDVVPATAAATQVSAPSAPFRTRRLEVPGVGAGAPGRRSKAITDTGQVTRAIRPDGPIRHLHLSATMFAAAPHQRARGRSGAGLILQRSDLREGLREGREGNLVLFVVDASGSMAARSRMATVKGAVLSLLLDAYQRRDKVGLITFRGDSATLALPATSSVEAAAARLTELPTGGRTPLADGLLLAYQTLERERLRDPQRRPLVVIVTDARHTRGAEPTAAAALLAGTGAACVVVDCESGRIRLGLAGKLARQLQAPCISLENLAVGDSLADTVRAIKDAA encoded by the coding sequence GTGGTCCCGTCTCACAAGCACGACGCTCACAAACATGACGCTCACAAACACAGTGCGCAGAACAAGCACGATGCGCAGAGCGAGCAGGAACCCGATCTGGCGGACGCCGCGCTGGCCGCACCCCGGCCGGTGCCACAGTTCCCGTTCAGCGCGATCGTCGGAATGGATGACCTGAGGCTCGGCCTGATCCTCAATGCGGTGAACCCAGCCATCGGCGGCGTCCTCATTCGGGGTGAGAAGGGGACGGCCAAGTCGACGGCCGTCCGCGCGCTTGCTGCGGTGCTGCCCGGCGTGGACGTCGTCCTCGGCTGCCGCTTCTCCTGCGATCCGAAGTCGCCCGACCCCGACTGCCCGGACGGCCCGCACCAGCCGCCGGTGCCGTGGCTGCACCGCCCGGCCGAACTGCGTGAACTCCCGGTCGGCGCCACCGAAGACCGTCTCGTCGGCTCGCTCGACATCGAGAAGGCGCTCACCGAAGGCGTGAAGTCCTACGAGCCCGGCCTGCTGGCCGCCGCGCACAGGGGCGTCCTCTATGTCGATGAGGTGAACCTGCTCCACGACCACCTGGTCGACCTCCTCCTGGACGCGGCCGCCCTCGGCACCAGCTACGTCGAGCGTGAGGGCGTCTCGGTCCGGCACGCGGCGCGATTCCTGCTCGTCGGGACGATGAACCCCGAAGAGGGGGAGCTGCGTCCCCAACTGCTGGACCGCTTCGGCCTCACCGTTGAGGTGAGCGCGCCGCGTGATCCGGCCCTGCGGGCCGAGGTGGTGCGCCGCCGGCTCGGCTTCGACGACGCCCCGGCGACCTTCGCGGCCGGCTATGCCGACGCCGAACACGCCCTCGCCGCCGCGATCGCCGACGCCCGCGACCGCCTCGGGCAGGTGCTGCTCACCGACGCTATGCTGGCCCGGATCGCCTTCGTCTGCGCCGCCTTCGAGGTGGATGGTCTGCGGGCGGACATCGTTACCGCACGGGCCGCGGTGGCCCACGCGGCCTGGGCCGGCCGCGGCGAGGTGACGGTGGACGACGTGCGGGTGGCCGCCCGGCTGGCCCTGCCGCACCGCCGCCGCCGCAACCCCTTCGATGCGCCTGGACTGGACGAAGAGCAGTTGGAGCAGGCGCTGGCCGACTCCGAAGCGGTTGGCCCAGAGCCCGAGCCCGATCCGCCGAACGGCGGCGGCGAGGACGAGCCCGGCGACGACGAGACGGCGCCGGGGGAGACCGATCCACGGCACGACGCAGGCGATACGGCGCAGGACTCGGCCCACTTCGAGCCCGAGCACGAAGCCGTCGGTGAGTCGGCCCCGCCGGAGTCCGCGCCAGCGGGCTACGGCGAGAATGAACGCGAGCCGGCCGAGCCTGGGGAGCCGGACGTGGTGCCGGCCACCGCCGCCGCGACCCAGGTCAGCGCTCCGTCAGCCCCTTTCCGGACCCGGCGCCTGGAGGTCCCGGGCGTCGGCGCCGGAGCCCCTGGGCGGCGCTCCAAAGCAATCACCGACACCGGACAGGTCACCCGCGCCATCCGTCCCGACGGGCCGATCCGGCACCTCCACCTCAGTGCCACCATGTTCGCCGCCGCGCCTCACCAGCGGGCACGGGGTCGCTCCGGGGCCGGGCTGATCCTGCAGCGCAGTGACCTGCGCGAGGGATTGCGCGAGGGGCGCGAGGGGAACCTCGTCCTCTTCGTCGTGGACGCCTCCGGGTCGATGGCGGCCCGCAGCCGGATGGCGACGGTCAAGGGCGCGGTGCTCTCCCTGCTGCTCGATGCGTATCAGCGCCGGGACAAGGTTGGCCTGATCACCTTCCGCGGGGACTCGGCCACGCTGGCCCTCCCGGCGACCTCATCGGTCGAGGCGGCGGCAGCGCGCCTCACCGAGCTGCCGACCGGTGGCCGTACCCCGCTGGCCGACGGGCTGCTGCTGGCCTACCAGACCCTGGAGCGGGAGCGACTGCGTGATCCGCAGCGCCGCCCGCTGGTCGTGATCGTCACCGACGCCCGGCACACCCGCGGCGCCGAGCCGACGGCGGCTGCAGCACTGCTGGCCGGTACCGGTGCCGCCTGTGTGGTCGTCGACTGCGAGTCGGGGCGTATCCGCCTCGGCCTGGCCGGCAAGCTGGCCCGGCAACTGCAGGCGCCCTGCATTTCATTGGAGAATCTGGCCGTCGGTGACTCGCTGGCCGACACCGTCCGAGCAATCAAGGATGCAGCATGA
- a CDS encoding cob(I)yrinic acid a,c-diamide adenosyltransferase, whose protein sequence is MQHERGISMSPQGQVESVPADGLTTRQRRNRPLLIVHTGDMKGKSTAAFGLALRAWNQGWPVGVFQFVKSAKWKVGEENAMLALGRLHELTGEGAPVDWFKMGQGWSWLQRGPTDDHAEAAREGWEQIKSDLAAQTYGCYVLDEFTYPIDWGWVDVQDVVETLRNRPGHQHVIITGRRAHPALIEAADLVTEMTKIKHPMDAGQKGQRGIEW, encoded by the coding sequence ATGCAGCATGAGCGGGGTATCAGCATGAGTCCGCAGGGGCAGGTCGAGTCGGTTCCGGCCGACGGTCTCACCACCCGCCAGCGGCGCAACCGACCGCTGCTGATCGTCCATACCGGTGACATGAAGGGGAAGTCGACGGCGGCCTTCGGGCTCGCGCTGCGGGCCTGGAACCAGGGCTGGCCGGTCGGGGTCTTCCAGTTCGTCAAGAGCGCCAAGTGGAAGGTCGGCGAGGAGAACGCGATGCTGGCCCTGGGGCGCCTGCACGAGCTCACCGGCGAGGGCGCACCGGTCGATTGGTTCAAGATGGGGCAGGGCTGGTCCTGGCTGCAGCGCGGCCCGACCGATGACCACGCCGAGGCGGCCCGCGAAGGCTGGGAGCAGATCAAGAGCGACCTCGCCGCGCAGACCTACGGCTGCTACGTCCTGGACGAGTTCACGTACCCCATCGACTGGGGCTGGGTCGACGTGCAGGATGTAGTCGAGACACTGCGCAACCGGCCCGGTCACCAGCACGTCATCATCACCGGTCGTCGGGCCCATCCCGCGCTGATCGAGGCGGCCGATCTGGTGACCGAGATGACCAAGATCAAGCACCCGATGGACGCCGGCCAGAAGGGGCAGCGAGGCATCGAATGGTGA